From Pelosinus fermentans DSM 17108, the proteins below share one genomic window:
- a CDS encoding glycosyltransferase family 2 protein, translated as MIELLISIVTYNNAKIIKKTIESIISQTMGISYKIIIFDNNSTDETLKVIQSIQSSDISIIASKVNHGFGYGHNQVINAYEAKYYLIYNPDLRVKDNILKELYEYMESHHDIGMITPKVTYDTGEIQYLCKQHPTVFDLFVRRFLPKSIQKSLKSREDWFQMKYTGYDKEFIIPYATGCFMFYRSSILKQIQGFDEKFFLHMEDADISRRTNEISKCIFYPYNSVEHLWARGSHKSFKQTIITIKSAWYYFNKWGWKFY; from the coding sequence ATGATAGAATTATTAATTAGTATTGTTACTTATAATAATGCAAAGATAATAAAAAAAACTATTGAATCAATCATAAGCCAAACAATGGGTATCTCATATAAAATTATTATTTTTGACAATAACTCAACTGATGAAACGTTAAAAGTAATTCAGTCCATTCAGTCGTCAGATATTTCAATCATAGCAAGTAAGGTAAACCATGGTTTTGGATACGGTCATAACCAAGTTATTAATGCTTACGAAGCAAAATATTATTTAATTTATAATCCAGATCTTAGAGTTAAGGATAATATTTTAAAAGAACTCTATGAATATATGGAAAGTCATCATGATATTGGTATGATAACACCAAAAGTAACTTATGATACGGGAGAAATTCAATATTTGTGCAAACAGCACCCTACAGTATTTGATTTATTCGTGCGCCGCTTTTTACCAAAGTCAATTCAAAAGTCGTTGAAGAGCAGGGAAGATTGGTTCCAAATGAAGTATACGGGATATGATAAAGAGTTTATCATACCCTATGCAACAGGTTGTTTTATGTTTTATCGGAGCTCTATTTTAAAGCAAATTCAAGGATTTGATGAAAAATTTTTCCTTCATATGGAGGATGCAGATATATCCCGCAGAACTAATGAGATTTCTAAATGTATTTTTTATCCTTATAATTCAGTGGAACATCTTTGGGCAAGAGGATCTCATAAATCATTTAAGCAAACAATTATAACAATAAAATCAGCCTGGTATTATTTTAATAAATGGGGTTGGAAATTCTACTAG
- a CDS encoding glycosyltransferase family 2 protein produces MSSSESCTGCLDKPLISLIVATLDRCSDVDRLLDSLTRQVFKEFEVILIDQSKDTNTQKVVEKYGQLLNIRYVRIAEAGTSNARNIGIGFAQGDIKAFPDDDCLYYPETLTNVNYLFNKHKNADIIVGKVCDIDGNNLLRKWPKTSRKMTRFNFYFMFSAVSLFSRSSGRFDVEFGPGSIYGAAEDADYLYKEIKNGLCLYSPEIKVYHAEEKTDRMPIGKVKNYSMGLGAFCKKNLEFPIVILFMLSLLYITFCLLLAMLNKRENEYNLFKMGLTMRIKGFLSYKRG; encoded by the coding sequence ATGAGTTCTTCAGAAAGTTGTACAGGGTGTTTGGACAAGCCGCTTATTTCCTTAATTGTTGCTACGTTGGATCGCTGTAGCGATGTAGATCGGTTATTAGATTCGTTAACTAGGCAGGTTTTTAAAGAATTCGAAGTTATATTAATCGATCAGAGCAAAGATACAAATACGCAAAAGGTTGTAGAGAAATATGGTCAATTACTAAACATTAGGTATGTTAGGATTGCAGAGGCTGGTACGTCGAATGCAAGAAATATTGGAATAGGTTTTGCACAAGGGGATATTAAAGCTTTTCCTGATGATGATTGTCTTTATTATCCTGAGACCTTAACTAATGTTAACTATTTATTTAATAAACATAAAAATGCAGATATAATAGTAGGTAAAGTCTGCGATATAGATGGAAATAATTTACTTCGAAAATGGCCTAAGACGTCTAGGAAGATGACAAGATTTAATTTTTACTTTATGTTTTCAGCAGTAAGTTTGTTTTCTAGAAGCAGTGGGCGGTTCGATGTAGAATTTGGTCCTGGCTCTATCTACGGGGCAGCTGAAGACGCTGATTATCTATATAAAGAAATAAAGAATGGTTTATGTCTTTATTCACCCGAAATAAAGGTCTATCATGCAGAGGAAAAGACTGATAGAATGCCAATAGGTAAGGTTAAAAACTATAGTATGGGCCTTGGAGCGTTTTGTAAAAAGAATTTAGAGTTTCCTATAGTAATCTTATTTATGTTAAGCTTGCTTTATATTACGTTTTGTTTACTACTCGCAATGCTTAATAAAAGAGAGAATGAATATAACTTATTTAAAATGGGATTGACTATGCGTATCAAAGGTTTTTTATCTTACAAAAGAGGTTAG
- a CDS encoding glycosyltransferase family 2 protein — MDKPLITIITVTYNAEETLERCIQSVLMQTYENVEFIIIDGLSTDGTVKVIEEYKDGISYWVSERDTGIYNAMNKGIIKAHGDIIYFLGADDYLQDKSVIETVMMQFINNSIIDVVFGRVILIKEGDKNSKIAGKMLTINDLRKGRMAPHQGMFIKAMLLKSLMFNEEYKISSDFELIIKCFINNYKVIFIDSVITCYSLDGLSGNNLYKMLTEQQKIIREHFGVADSLYFICKSAYILMRHWVKK, encoded by the coding sequence ATGGACAAGCCTCTTATTACTATTATAACGGTTACATATAATGCTGAAGAAACGCTAGAAAGATGTATTCAAAGTGTTTTAATGCAAACATATGAAAATGTTGAATTTATTATTATTGATGGGTTATCAACGGATGGAACTGTGAAAGTTATTGAGGAATACAAAGATGGTATATCTTATTGGGTAAGTGAGCGCGATACAGGGATATACAATGCAATGAATAAAGGAATAATAAAAGCTCATGGTGATATTATATATTTTTTAGGCGCAGATGATTATTTGCAAGATAAAAGTGTAATTGAGACAGTCATGATGCAATTTATTAATAACAGCATTATTGATGTTGTCTTTGGAAGAGTTATCCTCATAAAGGAGGGCGATAAGAATTCTAAGATAGCTGGGAAGATGTTAACTATTAATGATCTGAGAAAAGGGCGAATGGCTCCACACCAGGGAATGTTTATTAAAGCTATGCTATTAAAATCTCTAATGTTTAACGAGGAATATAAAATTTCCTCCGACTTCGAGCTGATTATAAAATGTTTTATAAACAATTATAAAGTAATATTTATTGATAGTGTGATAACTTGTTACAGTCTTGATGGCTTGAGTGGTAACAATTTATATAAAATGCTAACAGAACAGCAAAAAATCATAAGGGAACACTTCGGAGTAGCTGATTCACTATATTTCATATGTAAATCAGCATATATTCTAATGCGGCATTGGGTAAAGAAATGA